From Mesobacillus boroniphilus, the proteins below share one genomic window:
- a CDS encoding acylphosphatase — MIQLQIIVTGEVQGVGYRYYTQMKAIQFGITGWVRNLQEGGVEILASGSRADLEKFIDEVRRGNPFSTVDHIEVNETEKTETYKSFAIKY; from the coding sequence TTGATCCAATTACAAATTATTGTGACGGGAGAGGTTCAGGGTGTGGGATATCGGTATTATACTCAAATGAAAGCGATCCAGTTTGGTATTACTGGCTGGGTAAGGAATCTACAGGAAGGCGGCGTTGAAATTCTTGCTTCAGGTTCTAGAGCTGACCTTGAGAAGTTCATTGATGAGGTACGCAGGGGCAATCCTTTCTCCACTGTTGACCATATTGAAGTGAATGAAACTGAGAAAACTGAAACCTATAAGTCATTTGCAATAAAATATTAA